Proteins found in one candidate division KSB1 bacterium genomic segment:
- a CDS encoding CDP-alcohol phosphatidyltransferase family protein, translating to MNHRQSARFWTIPNLLSIFRILLVFPIAYFVWKDHLRPVIILALVSIASDYLDGIIARRYHQISEWGKLLDPLADKLAIAVILIVLYFKQNVPLWLVGIVIGRDVAIAILGLFLASKFKYVAASNMTGKVTANVLALMVVSYIFNLELFEKILTIAAIIMIFISSYSYLKYFITMLKQAPGSNSVSS from the coding sequence GTGAACCATCGACAGTCAGCTCGATTTTGGACGATTCCCAATCTCCTCTCTATTTTTCGTATCTTGCTTGTCTTCCCCATTGCTTATTTTGTCTGGAAAGATCATTTGCGACCAGTGATCATCTTGGCGTTAGTTTCAATCGCCAGTGATTACTTGGATGGTATTATTGCACGGCGTTACCATCAGATTTCTGAATGGGGCAAATTATTGGATCCTTTAGCAGACAAGCTGGCGATCGCCGTCATTTTGATCGTGCTCTATTTCAAACAAAATGTTCCGCTCTGGCTCGTGGGGATTGTCATTGGTCGTGACGTCGCCATTGCAATATTGGGCCTCTTTTTGGCTAGCAAATTTAAATATGTCGCTGCCTCGAATATGACGGGGAAGGTTACAGCTAACGTGCTCGCACTCATGGTCGTCAGCTATATTTTCAATCTGGAGCTTTTTGAAAAAATTTTGACCATTGCTGCGATCATCATGATTTTCATTTCCAGCTATTCCTATCTCAAATATTTTATCACCATGCTAAAACAAGCGCCAGGGAGTAATTCCGTCAGTTCGTAA
- a CDS encoding response regulator transcription factor, with product MNKRHDNCEPELAPRSKILLVEDEQSMAVGLEYNLTEEGYDVTIARDGAAALKLFNENEYDLIILDIMLAYHDDGFEVASQIRAKSPQIPILMLTARNSADDIVRGLELGADDYLTKPFHLKELLLRVKRMLRRKKWYRQIISEQPVVRFGDNQVNFNDLSCRAGDREIRLTKREAMVLRYLIDHQGKIVSRHELLKNVWGLSPDLETRTVDNFVARLRKYFEPDPSHPIYIKSVRSAGYIFSGATQIS from the coding sequence TTGAACAAGCGACATGACAATTGTGAGCCAGAGCTTGCACCTCGAAGCAAGATCTTGCTGGTCGAAGACGAGCAATCGATGGCAGTCGGCCTTGAATACAATTTAACCGAGGAAGGATACGACGTTACGATTGCGCGTGATGGGGCAGCGGCGCTAAAGCTGTTTAATGAGAATGAATATGATTTAATTATTCTTGACATTATGCTTGCCTATCATGACGATGGATTTGAAGTAGCCAGTCAAATTCGTGCCAAATCGCCCCAGATCCCAATTTTAATGCTTACTGCCAGAAACTCTGCAGACGATATCGTTCGCGGATTAGAGCTCGGCGCTGACGATTATTTGACCAAGCCGTTCCACTTAAAAGAGCTGCTTCTCCGGGTGAAACGGATGCTCCGCAGAAAAAAGTGGTATCGGCAGATCATATCTGAACAACCAGTTGTTCGCTTTGGGGATAATCAGGTCAATTTTAATGATCTTTCTTGTCGTGCTGGCGATCGCGAAATTCGGCTGACGAAGCGAGAGGCCATGGTGCTCAGATATCTCATCGATCATCAGGGGAAAATTGTGTCGCGCCATGAACTCCTGAAAAATGTCTGGGGGCTGAGCCCTGATCTCGAGACCCGCACCGTGGATAATTTTGTTGCGCGGCTCAGGAAATATTTTGAACCTGACCCATCACACCCCATATATATCAAGAGCGTAAGAAGCGCAGGATATATCTTTTCTGGGGCCACCCAAATCAGTTGA
- a CDS encoding HAMP domain-containing histidine kinase has protein sequence MKKKIPRLIRPVVVLIAVQFVWLSLAALWIYFYISNHIIIKNVGDQLSPALRPGSYHVLVLIFGCILLVLLQAGFYFIYIYLNRQLMMNRVQDQFITTITHELKSPLASIQLCLETIQARAVPPQKLHEFTQLMMRDVYRLQGVIDGILGAISIDQKRLAFEFKVYNTAKLIPKLINEVIARYPEEITSRISFNTPPRCRCVIDKNSLKLVFNNLVDNAVKYAAGNFVLQIKSSRTDKYFRIEFIDQGTGIPASERKRVFGKFYRVTRKQQPNISGTGLGLYITREIVKYHGGRVKALSPENGLGTLIQLELPIYKQSHKRYINRLLKETIKRKKRIEQAT, from the coding sequence ATGAAAAAGAAAATCCCACGACTTATTCGTCCAGTGGTGGTGTTAATCGCGGTTCAGTTTGTCTGGCTAAGTTTGGCGGCGTTGTGGATTTATTTCTATATTTCGAACCATATTATTATCAAAAATGTTGGTGATCAGTTATCGCCAGCACTCCGACCCGGGAGCTATCATGTTTTGGTGCTGATTTTCGGGTGCATTCTTTTGGTGCTGCTGCAAGCTGGGTTCTATTTCATCTACATTTATCTGAATCGACAACTCATGATGAATCGAGTTCAAGATCAATTTATTACGACGATCACCCACGAATTAAAATCGCCGTTAGCCTCGATTCAACTCTGTCTTGAAACGATCCAGGCGCGAGCTGTCCCTCCGCAAAAGCTTCATGAATTCACCCAATTGATGATGCGAGATGTCTATCGGTTGCAGGGGGTTATCGATGGGATTTTAGGTGCCATTAGCATTGATCAGAAGCGCCTGGCGTTCGAATTTAAGGTATACAACACGGCGAAGCTGATCCCTAAGCTCATCAATGAAGTAATTGCGAGGTATCCCGAGGAGATAACCAGCCGAATTTCATTTAATACCCCGCCTCGTTGTCGCTGTGTGATCGATAAGAATTCACTCAAATTGGTTTTCAACAACTTGGTTGATAATGCGGTAAAATATGCTGCGGGGAACTTCGTGCTGCAAATAAAAAGCTCCCGGACCGATAAATATTTCCGAATCGAGTTCATCGATCAAGGGACTGGCATCCCTGCCAGCGAGCGGAAACGAGTTTTCGGAAAGTTCTATCGCGTAACAAGAAAGCAGCAACCGAACATCAGCGGCACTGGATTAGGACTTTATATCACACGAGAGATCGTCAAATACCATGGAGGGCGAGTGAAGGCGTTGAGCCCCGAAAATGGGTTAGGGACACTCATCCAACTGGAATTGCCGATTTATAAGCAGAGCCATAAACGCTATATCAATCGTTTATTAAAAGAGACGATTAAGAGGAAGAAACGGATTGAACAAGCGACATGA
- a CDS encoding AgmX/PglI C-terminal domain-containing protein yields the protein MIANLRFPKEFKRSWLSRYDPRFVAILLGTFVFQASLLWFLVSWVERHPQGLDSRTIQQRYAHLLLEQSGESDFFAKFSKKQETYFYAFSERNDRSFAEIATSAEIMRSGGKQAGFREGSNRGISSVPGGRTLRASEAWGNGAFSGSGSNEPSPGVAAMGILAYLTNDPQGTGKEIRDVLSYQAAGNGSVDGTLLASGYGIYGRGGELAAGSGASAGKTSGFKGIKTVVPEEDIEASLTPLDRASLKTIAKNTELEASQEALLAQKAHKAVARKPDQVTRVVMEHNRAIQDCYKQALKHQPDLKGKVVVRFFVAPDGKVTNVELISSTVDYEPMIHCILNRIRHWNDFGECDISLGTVGYRQTYVFGY from the coding sequence ATGATAGCAAATCTACGGTTCCCTAAAGAATTCAAACGAAGCTGGCTCAGCCGATATGATCCCCGATTCGTTGCAATTCTGCTGGGGACTTTCGTATTTCAGGCAAGTTTGCTTTGGTTTCTGGTTTCCTGGGTTGAAAGACATCCTCAAGGATTAGATTCCCGGACAATCCAGCAGCGCTACGCTCATCTGCTATTAGAACAAAGCGGAGAGAGCGATTTCTTTGCCAAATTTTCCAAAAAGCAAGAGACCTATTTTTATGCTTTTTCTGAAAGAAATGATCGTTCGTTTGCCGAAATCGCAACCTCAGCCGAGATAATGAGGTCTGGCGGTAAACAAGCTGGGTTTCGCGAGGGATCGAATCGAGGGATCTCATCTGTACCCGGTGGCAGGACACTGAGAGCCTCAGAAGCATGGGGCAATGGAGCATTCAGCGGATCTGGAAGCAATGAACCATCACCAGGCGTTGCAGCAATGGGCATTTTAGCCTATCTTACAAATGATCCCCAAGGCACTGGCAAAGAAATCAGGGACGTTCTCAGCTATCAAGCTGCTGGAAACGGGAGCGTAGATGGCACATTGTTAGCCTCAGGCTACGGTATTTATGGTCGTGGTGGCGAATTAGCGGCTGGCTCTGGAGCTTCTGCTGGCAAGACCAGCGGCTTCAAAGGGATTAAGACTGTGGTTCCTGAAGAAGATATCGAGGCCTCATTGACACCTTTAGACAGAGCAAGCTTAAAAACGATTGCAAAAAATACTGAATTGGAGGCATCCCAAGAAGCGCTGTTAGCTCAAAAAGCCCATAAAGCCGTTGCCCGAAAACCAGATCAGGTGACTCGTGTGGTAATGGAACATAATCGCGCCATCCAAGATTGTTATAAGCAGGCACTTAAACATCAACCTGATCTCAAGGGCAAGGTCGTCGTTCGGTTTTTTGTCGCTCCCGATGGAAAAGTTACAAATGTTGAGCTCATTAGCAGCACGGTGGATTATGAACCGATGATCCATTGTATCTTGAACCGAATCCGACATTGGAATGATTTTGGCGAATGCGATATATCCTTAGGCACGGTGGGTTACCGACAGACTTATGTATTTGGGTATTAA
- the sfsA gene encoding DNA/RNA nuclease SfsA produces MRFNQPLMPGRLVRRYQRFLADIELSNGSIVTAHCPNSGSMLSCNTPGSEVRLSYHENPNRKHPYTWEMIKVRSIWVGINTQIPNRLVQEAILQKKMPEFIGYREVIREPKIGAHSRLDLLLQNGDQRCFVEIKNVTLVENGVALFPDAVTARGSKHLMELMALKQQGHRAVILFLIQRYDGNYFGPASHIDPVYSAHLHEAYLNGVEVIAYRALVTPQSIELDRRIKTVFDS; encoded by the coding sequence ATGAGATTCAACCAGCCATTGATGCCAGGTCGACTGGTGCGCCGATATCAGCGATTTTTAGCGGATATCGAATTAAGCAATGGTTCGATCGTGACCGCACACTGCCCGAACTCTGGCAGCATGTTGTCATGCAATACACCTGGGAGTGAAGTCAGATTATCCTACCACGAAAATCCCAACCGAAAACATCCATATACTTGGGAAATGATAAAAGTTCGCTCGATTTGGGTCGGCATCAACACCCAAATCCCGAATCGTTTGGTGCAAGAAGCCATCCTCCAGAAAAAAATGCCTGAATTTATCGGGTATCGCGAGGTCATTCGGGAACCAAAAATTGGAGCCCACAGTCGTCTGGACCTACTCTTGCAGAATGGCGATCAACGATGCTTCGTCGAAATCAAAAATGTGACTTTGGTGGAAAACGGTGTGGCCCTATTCCCTGATGCGGTAACAGCGCGGGGCAGCAAACATCTTATGGAACTAATGGCGTTGAAACAGCAAGGGCATCGAGCTGTCATTTTGTTCCTCATCCAAAGATACGATGGAAATTATTTCGGCCCAGCCAGCCATATTGACCCAGTTTACAGCGCTCATTTACATGAGGCATATTTGAACGGGGTTGAAGTCATCGCCTATCGGGCTTTGGTGACGCCTCAGTCGATTGAATTGGATCGAAGAATTAAGACGGTTTTTGATTCATAG
- a CDS encoding nitroreductase family protein, whose protein sequence is MMNSSCLLQLIKARRSIRSYQQRPVEREKILQCLEAARLAPSAENVQPWRFLVLDDPGIIRKFSSVAFSGIYTPTRFAAKAPVIIIILAKLDILANRIGSQIQGVNFYLLDIGIAGEHLVLQAQELGLGTCWIGWFNGKKIRKFFNIPRSYKIVSLISMGYPDRQPTRPQKRHELNEIAWFNAFRAKKDL, encoded by the coding sequence ATGATGAATTCAAGCTGCCTCCTACAATTGATCAAAGCACGCCGCAGTATTCGGAGTTATCAACAGCGTCCAGTCGAGCGAGAGAAGATTTTGCAATGCCTCGAGGCTGCCCGACTGGCACCATCGGCTGAGAATGTCCAGCCATGGCGTTTCTTGGTACTGGACGATCCAGGTATCATTCGCAAATTTTCCAGTGTGGCATTTTCGGGAATCTATACTCCAACCCGTTTTGCCGCCAAAGCTCCAGTCATCATCATTATTCTGGCGAAATTGGACATTTTAGCCAATCGGATCGGCAGTCAAATTCAAGGCGTTAATTTCTATTTGTTAGACATCGGGATTGCAGGAGAGCATTTGGTCCTGCAAGCTCAGGAACTGGGATTGGGGACGTGCTGGATCGGCTGGTTCAATGGCAAAAAGATCAGAAAATTTTTTAATATTCCGCGGTCCTACAAGATCGTTTCCCTAATCAGTATGGGGTACCCTGATCGCCAGCCGACCCGGCCGCAAAAACGCCATGAGCTCAACGAAATCGCTTGGTTCAATGCTTTTAGGGCTAAAAAAGACTTATGA
- the frr gene encoding ribosome recycling factor, with protein sequence MVKEIQNQAEERMKKAIENLRYELNKIRTGKASPAILDGIKVNYYGSVVPLKQVANISVPEIRLITVQPWDKSMINEIEKAIQKSDLGLTPMSDGHIIRLPIPPLTEERRLNLVKQTKKLGEEIKVSIRNARRDANESLKKGEKDGDISEDDSHRAQDKIQEMTDNYIKKVDEILKVKEQEIMEI encoded by the coding sequence ATGGTTAAAGAAATTCAAAATCAAGCCGAAGAGCGAATGAAAAAGGCCATCGAAAATCTTCGATATGAATTGAATAAGATTCGAACTGGTAAAGCTTCTCCTGCAATTCTGGATGGCATTAAGGTCAACTATTACGGCTCCGTGGTCCCATTGAAACAGGTAGCGAATATCTCTGTGCCGGAAATTCGATTGATCACCGTGCAGCCGTGGGATAAGAGCATGATCAATGAAATCGAAAAAGCGATTCAGAAATCTGACCTTGGACTCACGCCTATGAGCGATGGTCATATTATTCGGCTGCCTATCCCGCCGCTCACTGAGGAGCGAAGGCTCAATCTGGTGAAGCAAACGAAAAAATTAGGTGAGGAGATTAAGGTTTCGATCCGCAATGCCCGGCGAGATGCCAATGAATCCCTCAAAAAGGGAGAGAAAGACGGGGATATTTCTGAGGACGATTCCCATCGCGCTCAGGATAAAATCCAGGAAATGACAGATAATTATATCAAGAAGGTCGATGAGATCCTCAAGGTCAAAGAGCAGGAGATTATGGAGATATAG
- the pyrH gene encoding UMP kinase produces MPEPKYKRVLLKLSGEALMGKQGLGIDPQVVNEIAIELKEVKDLGVEIGVVIGGGNIFRGLSASARGMDRVTADYMGMLATVINALALQDYLERYGVQTRVLTAIKMEQLAEPFIRRRAIRHLEKGRMVIFAGGTGNPYFTTDTAAALRAIEIEADAIIKGTKVDGVYDDDPKINPNAKKFDQLSYLDVVKKRLKVMDTTAVTLCMENHLPIIVFNLTVKENLKRLILGDSIGTIVCEEQNG; encoded by the coding sequence ATGCCAGAGCCAAAATACAAACGCGTTCTTCTCAAATTAAGTGGCGAAGCCCTGATGGGCAAGCAGGGACTTGGGATTGACCCGCAAGTCGTAAATGAAATTGCGATTGAATTAAAAGAGGTGAAAGATCTTGGGGTAGAAATTGGGGTGGTCATCGGTGGCGGGAATATTTTTCGTGGGCTTTCGGCCAGCGCGCGAGGAATGGATCGTGTTACTGCCGATTACATGGGAATGCTTGCCACAGTCATCAATGCTCTGGCACTTCAGGATTACCTGGAACGGTATGGTGTCCAAACGCGAGTATTGACGGCAATCAAAATGGAACAATTAGCAGAGCCATTCATCCGTCGGCGAGCGATCCGCCATTTGGAAAAGGGACGGATGGTGATTTTTGCCGGCGGAACCGGCAATCCGTATTTCACCACGGACACTGCCGCTGCGTTACGTGCAATCGAAATCGAGGCAGATGCCATCATTAAGGGCACGAAAGTCGATGGCGTCTATGATGACGATCCGAAAATCAATCCCAATGCGAAAAAGTTTGATCAACTCAGCTATCTCGATGTGGTCAAGAAACGATTGAAGGTCATGGATACTACCGCGGTGACATTATGCATGGAAAATCATCTGCCCATAATCGTATTTAATTTGACTGTCAAAGAGAATCTGAAAAGATTAATTTTGGGCGATTCCATCGGAACTATAGTTTGCGAGGAGCAAAATGGTTAA
- the tsf gene encoding translation elongation factor Ts, whose product MSITADDVKRLRETTGAGIMDCKRALAESNGDVEKAIEILRKKGIAKAEKKVSRETKDGLIASFVQPDHRLGVLLEVNCETDFVAKTDDFKNFVNQLALHIGTKKPKDTASLLQQKFLDDPGKTVEEVQKTLIGKIGENISIKRFECYETTDGMIDSYIHPGSKLGVLVEISCNSSDVMRQSEFRTFVHDVAMQIAASNPLVVHRNDLAPEIVQREMNIYKSQVMEQKKPEHIAEKIAQGKMEKFYQEVCLLEQSFIKDPNITVQALMKELMGKIGSDIKIKRFARFQLGAL is encoded by the coding sequence ATGTCAATAACAGCAGATGATGTGAAGCGCCTCCGCGAGACAACTGGTGCTGGAATAATGGATTGTAAGCGGGCGTTAGCCGAGAGCAATGGCGATGTGGAAAAAGCAATTGAAATATTACGAAAAAAAGGCATCGCTAAGGCGGAAAAAAAGGTCAGTCGAGAGACCAAAGATGGGTTGATTGCCAGCTTTGTCCAACCAGATCATCGGCTTGGCGTTTTGTTGGAGGTCAATTGTGAAACTGATTTCGTAGCAAAAACTGATGATTTCAAAAATTTTGTCAACCAGCTTGCGCTGCATATTGGGACCAAAAAACCGAAGGACACTGCCAGTTTGTTGCAGCAAAAGTTTTTAGATGATCCGGGAAAAACGGTCGAGGAAGTGCAAAAGACCCTGATCGGCAAGATCGGAGAAAATATCTCAATTAAGCGGTTCGAATGTTATGAAACAACAGATGGGATGATCGATAGCTACATCCACCCTGGCAGCAAGTTGGGAGTGCTGGTTGAAATCAGTTGCAATAGTAGTGATGTGATGCGGCAGAGTGAATTCCGCACCTTTGTGCATGATGTCGCGATGCAAATTGCCGCAAGCAATCCTTTGGTTGTACACCGCAATGACCTGGCGCCTGAAATTGTGCAGCGAGAGATGAACATTTATAAATCCCAGGTCATGGAACAGAAGAAACCAGAGCATATTGCGGAAAAGATCGCTCAGGGAAAGATGGAAAAATTTTATCAAGAAGTCTGTTTGCTGGAACAAAGTTTCATTAAAGATCCCAACATAACCGTTCAAGCATTAATGAAAGAGCTGATGGGTAAAATTGGGAGTGATATTAAGATCAAGCGGTTTGCTCGATTCCAACTAGGGGCACTGTAA
- the rpsB gene encoding 30S ribosomal protein S2: MNVTLQDLLMAGTHFGHLTRRWNPKMKKFIFMEKNDIYIIDIKKTLAMLERACAEVANIVRSGERVLFVGTKKQAKDIIRIEAERCGQFYVNERWLGGTLTNFVTVKKSIKRLKNLEKMATDGSYERLTKKEVLRIEREKEKLEKVLGGIKEMNKLPGAVYIVDVKKEAIAVQEAHRLNIPIIGLVDTNSDPDLIDFPIPGNDDAFKSINIITRAIADTIIEARQGQVYEQVEEELIEEKKTVELEEVE; encoded by the coding sequence ATGAATGTAACTTTGCAAGACCTTTTGATGGCTGGAACTCATTTTGGCCATTTAACGAGACGCTGGAACCCGAAGATGAAGAAATTTATCTTCATGGAAAAAAACGATATCTACATTATCGATATTAAAAAGACGCTTGCCATGTTGGAACGTGCTTGCGCTGAAGTCGCGAATATTGTTCGCTCGGGCGAGCGCGTGCTGTTCGTCGGAACGAAAAAGCAAGCCAAGGATATTATTCGGATCGAGGCGGAGCGCTGCGGCCAGTTTTATGTGAACGAGCGTTGGTTAGGTGGTACTTTGACGAACTTTGTAACCGTGAAAAAGAGCATCAAGCGCCTGAAGAACCTCGAAAAAATGGCCACAGATGGCAGTTATGAGCGGTTGACCAAAAAAGAAGTGTTGCGGATTGAACGTGAAAAAGAAAAATTGGAGAAGGTGCTTGGCGGAATTAAAGAGATGAACAAATTGCCCGGCGCCGTGTATATTGTCGATGTCAAAAAAGAAGCGATTGCGGTTCAGGAAGCGCACCGACTGAATATCCCGATCATTGGATTAGTCGATACGAATTCAGACCCAGATCTAATTGACTTTCCAATTCCGGGGAACGATGATGCATTCAAATCGATCAATATCATTACCCGTGCCATCGCGGATACCATTATTGAAGCGCGACAAGGCCAAGTGTATGAGCAGGTTGAAGAGGAATTGATCGAAGAAAAAAAGACGGTAGAGCTTGAAGAAGTTGAATAG
- the rpsI gene encoding 30S ribosomal protein S9 has translation MKELEYQATGRRKRSIARVRIKPGTGTILVNNKSLLDYFKRETLKMIIEQPLVQTETLGKFDIVADVYGGGLSGQAGALRLGISRALLRYNEDLRPILRANGFLTRDPREVERKKYGMAGARKRFQFSKR, from the coding sequence ATGAAAGAATTAGAGTATCAGGCAACCGGTCGCAGAAAGCGCTCCATCGCCCGCGTGCGAATTAAACCAGGGACTGGAACAATATTGGTCAATAACAAGTCGCTGCTCGATTATTTTAAACGGGAAACGTTAAAAATGATCATCGAACAACCCCTGGTGCAAACCGAAACGCTGGGCAAATTCGATATTGTTGCCGATGTTTACGGTGGTGGACTTTCTGGTCAAGCGGGTGCCCTCCGGTTGGGCATTTCGCGAGCCCTGCTGAGGTACAATGAAGATTTGCGGCCGATCCTTCGCGCCAATGGGTTTTTAACGAGAGACCCCCGCGAGGTCGAGCGAAAAAAATATGGTATGGCTGGAGCCAGAAAACGTTTCCAATTTTCAAAACGATAA
- the rplM gene encoding 50S ribosomal protein L13, translating to MKTYSPSERDIERRWFLVDAKNQVLGRLASQVARILRGKHKPMFAPHMDVGDHVIIINADKIRLTGKKVHLKRYRHYTGYPGGLRETSFESLMATRPERVLEHAIRGMLPKNRLGRKMFTKVRIYVGENHPHVAQQPEKLVF from the coding sequence TTGAAAACGTATTCACCAAGTGAGCGGGATATCGAACGCCGCTGGTTTTTGGTCGATGCCAAGAATCAAGTTCTGGGGCGACTGGCCAGTCAAGTTGCCCGAATTTTGAGAGGCAAGCATAAGCCAATGTTTGCGCCGCACATGGATGTTGGGGACCATGTGATTATCATCAACGCGGACAAGATCCGTTTAACTGGTAAGAAAGTGCATTTAAAGCGCTATCGGCACTATACTGGGTATCCAGGTGGGCTGCGAGAAACGTCCTTCGAGAGCCTAATGGCGACTCGGCCAGAACGCGTTCTCGAGCATGCTATCCGAGGGATGTTGCCAAAGAATCGCTTAGGCCGAAAAATGTTTACGAAGGTGCGCATTTATGTTGGGGAAAACCATCCCCATGTCGCCCAACAACCTGAAAAGTTGGTTTTTTAG
- a CDS encoding nicotinamidase, whose amino-acid sequence MKTDKALVVVDLQVDFCPGGALAVADGDKIVPKINEYVKLFLQHQLPIFVSRDWHPAETKHFKEFGGPWPVHCVQNTPGAAFHPDFHVPSSAIILSKGTDPSLDGYSVFDAQDAQQRFFIELLKERKIKKLYIAGIATDYCVRTTALDALQHGFKVNILIDAIKGVSPEDSERTLQEIIAKNGRMMEYDQVVEELK is encoded by the coding sequence ATGAAGACAGATAAAGCATTGGTTGTGGTCGATCTCCAAGTCGACTTTTGCCCAGGTGGTGCTCTGGCCGTGGCTGATGGCGATAAAATTGTTCCGAAGATCAATGAATATGTTAAGCTTTTTTTGCAGCATCAACTTCCCATATTTGTTTCGCGAGATTGGCATCCGGCTGAGACAAAGCATTTTAAGGAATTCGGGGGCCCATGGCCAGTGCATTGCGTTCAAAACACCCCTGGTGCAGCCTTTCATCCTGATTTTCACGTGCCGAGTTCAGCAATCATATTATCCAAAGGTACGGATCCATCACTGGATGGTTATTCGGTGTTTGATGCTCAGGACGCTCAGCAGCGCTTTTTCATTGAGCTTTTGAAGGAACGCAAAATCAAAAAATTGTATATTGCTGGAATCGCTACGGATTACTGCGTGCGTACCACAGCTTTGGACGCACTCCAACATGGTTTCAAGGTTAATATATTAATCGATGCCATAAAAGGGGTAAGTCCAGAGGATTCAGAGCGAACGTTACAAGAGATTATCGCGAAAAATGGTCGGATGATGGAATACGATCAAGTTGTCGAGGAATTAAAATGA
- the mutY gene encoding A/G-specific adenine glycosylase, producing the protein MTADQIVQFQSKLLEWFGRYRRLLPWRETKDPYKIWVAEVMLQQTQVKKVLQYYDRFLVQFPDIFALANASFHQVLKAWEGLGYYARARNLHRAAQIVIEKFDGKIPSEYKEFKSLPGAGNYITAAVLSQAFNARYAVVDGNVKRVLARLFLMDQPVNQSAHARLFQARMNALLDNEQPGDFNQAMMELGAMICRPESPRCSQCPVQSFCLASQTNQQDSYPRSVGMRTTPTYRIAVGVIHYNGRILITQRQSEGLLGGLWEFPGGRLNPGESPEQGCLRTIKEKTNLDVTIDRFITQVHHAYTHFKIILDVFDCQAQSDNILLNGPAQYRWVCLSEISHFPFHAAVHKFLPLLKGSAYDALIRD; encoded by the coding sequence ATGACCGCAGATCAAATCGTACAATTTCAGTCCAAACTTTTAGAATGGTTTGGCAGGTATCGTCGGCTGCTTCCCTGGCGAGAGACAAAAGATCCGTATAAAATCTGGGTTGCCGAAGTGATGCTTCAACAAACCCAGGTGAAGAAAGTGTTGCAATATTATGACCGCTTTTTGGTGCAATTTCCCGATATCTTCGCCTTAGCGAATGCCTCGTTTCATCAAGTATTGAAGGCTTGGGAGGGCTTGGGATATTATGCACGGGCAAGAAACCTCCATCGTGCTGCCCAAATCGTCATAGAAAAATTTGACGGCAAAATTCCCAGCGAATATAAGGAATTCAAAAGCCTTCCTGGTGCTGGAAATTATATCACAGCAGCCGTATTAAGCCAGGCGTTCAATGCCCGGTATGCCGTCGTTGATGGAAATGTAAAACGCGTGTTAGCCCGATTGTTTTTAATGGACCAACCAGTGAATCAATCTGCCCATGCCAGGTTATTTCAGGCACGGATGAATGCGCTTCTGGATAATGAACAGCCCGGCGATTTTAATCAAGCGATGATGGAATTAGGTGCTATGATATGTCGGCCAGAGTCTCCTCGGTGTTCCCAATGTCCCGTCCAATCATTCTGCCTCGCCTCCCAGACTAACCAGCAAGATAGTTATCCCCGATCGGTAGGCATGAGAACAACGCCGACTTATCGGATTGCAGTTGGAGTGATTCATTATAATGGACGAATCTTGATCACCCAGCGCCAATCGGAAGGATTGTTGGGTGGATTGTGGGAATTTCCCGGCGGGCGGCTGAATCCTGGAGAATCGCCTGAGCAAGGCTGCCTTCGAACGATAAAAGAGAAAACCAACCTCGACGTAACAATCGATCGTTTCATCACTCAAGTGCATCATGCCTATACCCATTTTAAAATCATTCTGGATGTATTCGATTGTCAGGCACAATCCGATAATATCTTGCTCAATGGGCCAGCTCAATATCGCTGGGTCTGCTTGAGCGAAATAAGCCATTTCCCGTTCCATGCGGCAGTTCACAAGTTTCTCCCTCTGCTGAAAGGCTCAGCGTATGATGCGTTAATCCGAGATTAA